In Clarias gariepinus isolate MV-2021 ecotype Netherlands chromosome 21, CGAR_prim_01v2, whole genome shotgun sequence, the sequence CTGATATTAGGTGACGTAGAGTTAGTTAAAACCCTAGTAAAATTTGCAGTAGGAGTCAAAGGTGCATTATTAATTAGGCAGGCTCCTGAAGGGTTTATGGGGGCCAAAGAGCCATTTTGGTTTACTATGATTGGTTGAACTTCAGAAACATGATGTTGGCTTTGAGGACCTGAAACAGTACCAGAAACAGAAATGTTCAAGGGATGGGCAGAAGGAACACATGTGCTTGTGGCAGCATAAACTTTGGGAATGCTGTCGGTTGTATCTGAAATACACGATTCTGTAAGGTTTTGACTAGCTCCCACACTGGAGGATGAATCACGAACCAGAGAGGACATGGGGTTCGTGGTAGTCACAGGTTTGTTTTCATGACATGCAGTTTCAAAAGAAGTAACTTGGGCTACAGATCCTGTAATAGATGTTGGCATATTTGTGCCAGATAGAGCTTGAAGAACACCAGGTTTCTTTGCGACAGCACCAGAATTGACACTGGGGAAGTTAGAAGAAGAGGGAAATGAGGAGACGTTAGTGTTATCCGAGACAGAGGAAGGTCTAGAGTTTTCACCACGATTCGATCCAGAAGTCTGAGATATAATATTATTTCCGGGTATATCCGGTGCTGGATTGCTTAGTTTCAAGCCATCATCAAGTGTAACAGAAGTACTCGGGTTGACTATGACAGGTGGTTGAAATACCATCTGAAGATTGTTTTGGGGACCAGAGATGCCAGGGGCTTGCACCTGAATTCCAGCAACAGGCATTAAACCAGCAGGAGTGACAATCCAGGCTGTAGTTTGTGGTAGTACAGTCACTGTCTGGGGTACACTTCCCTTTTGTTGTTTTGCAGCTGCtcggcttttgtttttttccagctgCTTTTTCTTGGAGAGCTTGTCTCTTTTATTTTCCATCAACGCTTGAGCTTTTATTGTGGGTTTGTGCTTGCGTTTTGGGGCGCTCACATTCTCTACTGTCTCTGTAGGTGGTTTAGTTGTGGACGCTGAGGTTGTGGGACATGATGCTGACTCTGTGGCACCCCCAGAATTTACTGGCATTGCTAGGAGGACTACAGGTGGATAATTTTTTGATGTATCACTTAACTGTAGAAGAGGTAAAATTCCCTGTGTCACATTATGTGAAGTGGCAAAAGTCTGGGGTATCACAGCAGCATTTTGCTTCTGATTAACAGGTTGCATGacctgttttgttttcttttgtggcTGAGGCCTTCGAGGAATTGCAATTTTGGCTGTCTGCGGAAACAACAAAGAGTCGACAAACACAGGGGACTGAAGGGACCTATAACGTTTCCTTTGCTCCGTTCTTTTGGCAAGTAAGTCCGCTACGGTGTTACCACGGCGACGGGAACCTGTAGTGGGCTTcttgactaaaaaaaaatttaaacaacagatttttgtttttattcaggttttatttacagcaactgaatgtgaaaagaaacacaaatgaCAGCTTAGATACCTGAATCCGGTCTTGATTCAGGTCCTGGTGTCTGAGCAGAAGAGAACAAAATGTCACTGAATATTTTTCAAACATCTGCAAAGccttataaacatttaaaaagtagacattttttattatttttacaggcTATGTATTTTAGGAAGGAAGGCTGCTGCTCTGAATAGTATAAAACAACAAATgttgcagagagagagagagagtgagagagagagagggagatttaGACAGctacaaataacaaaaaaggtATACAACTTACCATGGACACTTTGTTTTTGCGGGCTTCAATAACTTTCTTGCAGCCATCAACATCAACTTTTAGGGCCTGTTTCAAAGCAACACACTTTTTAAAGTGTAGCCGATCTTTAACACTCATTAtgataacatactgtaatattagAAAGAGCATTTTTCACTCACctgcagaaaaaacaaaaacactggtGATACTAAAAGCGGAACATCTGCTGCTCTATTTCGAACAACGTCCGCTGTATTGAGACAAAGACAACATCGCTGCTGAAGAAAGGAAACAATTTCCACAAAACTCACAAAGGAATTCATATTTTATCATTGTATCACATAATTACCTTCACAAACCTGCCTCTCTCTGAAAGATAAAGGCATTACCACATTGCCAACCCATGGAGTGATGGCTAACATGAGATCATAGTTCAGTTGTTTGGTGGCTACAGCTTTGGTAATAGGTTTCTGCCTTTTTCTCTGACCGCTTTCCATTTTACTCTTATCCACCTCCTCGTTGGTTTCGGCACTGTTCTGATTTGTACATGAAGATGAGCTTGTTTTGGTTTTTGGTGTCCTCTGGTgggaaaataatatatttttatttcaatggCAAAAGCACAGCTTTGAATTCTCCCCATAATTCAACTTACAGATGAATATCAATTAGCTGGTTCTAATACTTTATTGTTGTTATAGTAATTACTCATACACATTGGTGGACTATGGTGGGTGATCCATGCATAACTGTTTCTTTGATAAATATTTCTGCAagtatcattttatttaacttgttttaaaagaaatctcCTGTCTTTCTGTTTTCAGCCATTCAGAACAGACTGTCCAGTTACTAGtcacaaaaaaaactgtgccTTTCTGTGTTTTTACCTTTAACATAGAAGGTTTTATTTGCTATAACCGAGTAATAACAGGAACCAATCTTGTAGATGCTCAACACCATTAAAGGTAGAAAATGGTTAAAAAACAGGATATGGCctcaataatatataaaaatttgaatGTGTTGACAATTTTCTGTGGTAGAGAAGGATATGGGAAATAATCTCCATCGGCATCATAGCACTAtgaattattttcctgtaacagcaaaATCTTATGTATTTGTTTCCTTAAGGTATCTTACCGCTTTAATGACAGATGCTTTCATGCTAATCAGCATGCTTTTAATGTCACATTCAGACACCATGATCATGGCATGCTCATTGCTTGAGTTCTGTAAGTAAAATACAGGTAAAAACTAATCAGTATTAAAGTTGGAAAGACCTGAGGAgcataaatggttaaaaaaaatgacatgcactcaataataaattaaaaatgaaatgtgtagaagaggaataaaagcaACTTTGAGGTGCCGAGTATTGTAACTTACCCATTTTTGCAAAGCAGGTGGCTCCATACCGACGTAAGTCTTAACAGCGTTCCCCAATTTGTCCAGCACAGTGATGTGTACAGAACCGCTGTCACACCCTTCTGCCTCAGTTGGCAATCTTACCCATGTGGTTTTCAGATTTCCAAAAGAATGTCCCAGATTGTTCCTCCGTGCTGGAATCCACTCCTTCATATCTGGCTGGACGTACTCTAATCTACAGTCCTCATCTACCGAGACATTTTCTTCTACTACTGCTTCCTCTTCAACGACATCGTCCATGTACGGCACTTGTTCCTTTTCATCTTCGGAGGTGTCGCTTTCAGTCCCAAACTCTTCTTTGCTGACCTTTTTCCGACGCAAACGCCTCCTCTTCAACTGCGGCGCACCACTTGCTGATGTCttcctccttcttcttttccttttaccTTTTCTCTGTATAGAAAAAAAGTGAAGCATATGTAGTATCTAGTGCTGATTTTCAAAAAGGGATCAATTACATCAAATACCGAATGACACTGTGCCCCTAGTACAATCACTACAGATATAAAAATCCTGGCAACTgcttattttatgttaatttctgatgccacaaagacaaaaaaagggcATAATTTTAAAGAGAATCTGAAGAACTGTTACGAAGTGCTGTGGagtggagactcctttcattaatgttaaataaatacagtgtctCTGTACAGACAGCTTCACCATATCAATGATTTTAATATGATGTGTAAAATCCATTTATTATCAGCTTTACACGAAGCATTAAGTGCTATAAATTAGACCTGGCTCTACTTTTAAAACTGCTTTACAAAAGCACAGTGATACAACCTAATACTCGACAAATACTTACATTAGCAAGCTGCATCATCCATTTCCACTTGTTTAAACACTGGCTGTCAACGCGGTTTGGAATTTCAGAGGCAATCTTAGCCCATTTTCCTGAAGAAATTGTGCAACAATGATGGGGGAAAAATACACAGTAGGAATAAAAGTTAGCCGGCAAATgcatacagaaaaaaatttcTGAGGGTTTTTAATTCTTCAACTGACAGTAAGCAAAACCTTCAGCTTTAAAGTAATTACTCACCAACACCATGTTTTTCTACCAGTTGTTTCAGCAGTTCCACTTCTTCATCGCTCCAGGCACCTCTCTTTATATCATCTCGAAGGCAATCCAGATATCTAAGGATAGTGAATAaggaatgcatttttattttattgtacatttacagaatcaaacaactctatctatctatatatatatatatatatatatatatatatactgtatacacacacacacaaacacacactttcataTAATTGCACCTgctagagagaaaaaaaaaaaagacggtaTTAGCACACCTATCTCGACATGCGTTGTCTGTCCTCCCAGGGACTTCTAAGCGAATTTTCCACCACTCCTTGCAGCCATACTTCTTTACAGCCTTCAGCAGTAACTGCAATGACAACAACTGGAATTAAATTCAAGTTATCGCAATGTGAcgttaaaaaaaacttgctcctTAGTATTTATTGACAATTTTTATATAGTAAACTCCAGATCCATTATCCCAGCTGCCTCAACTGTTCTTTAAAATTAGGAGAAGATAGATAAAATTatctttattaaattctgtgGGAAATTACAGCTCTGCAGCAGCACTAAACACTATAGTAAGAACACAGTAGCAGACAGACATTGgacagtaaacaaaaaaaaaacaaaaaaacagacaagaACAAAGAGGAGGAAAAGACCCTGTGTAAACGTAGATGAACTTAATATACAgaagtacataaaaatagaaattacaCATTATGCAGGATTGGGTAATACTGGTTATTTTCTGTATCTAGCATACCTTTGTATATTAATGGATAATGTGTTGGTggtttggtggtggtggtggtgggtggGGGGGCTGATTATGGGGTCACAGTAAGTAGGTaaaacaagacttttttttagcacagACTCTACTCCAACACTGGTGTGGTAAGGGGTTGTGGATAGGGTGGAGCTTAAAGTCGCTGTCCAAGGGCCTCCAAATTTGGGTTTAAAGATTTTCTCTTGTTCAAAGACACCAAAGTGCCTACCTGGTCTTCCTCTTTTGTCCAAGGTCCCTTCTTTATGGAAGGATCCAGAACACACGTCCAACGGTAGATGAGCTGGGAACTATCACGTCCTTCCATAAAGTATGATACTgaggagatttaaaaaataaatacatcaattGCATTTGCATTGTGCATCAATACAActgaacaaaattttaaatctgCCGGTTAATAAATCCCACgactgctttatactgtatataataagtcATCTTTAAGTACTTTGAGTATATGGTATGAAGCTGCCGATCCTCATCTTGTCCACAAGATCTCTGAACACCTGGTCCTCCTCTTTAGTCCATGCTCTCTTTCTAAAACATTTAGAGATGTAGCGCTGATATGTCTGGAAGCACATGAACGCTGTCCTATTGGTCTATAAAGAAAAAGAGTAAGAAGATAAATCAGGATATACTGCAGGCAGTGACACAGTCACACATTTAAGAGATATGTTCAGTAAATCCAATCCTCAATGCGTTACTAACTACACAAAACATAACAGCGTCTGTTGTTACACTTACCCCAAGTGATTCTGCTATTTGGTCCCAGTGGCAGTAATTATGCTTTTCTGCAACTTCTGCCAGCTTCGCAATCTCTTCCTGATTCCAGGTTGATTTGTTAATGGAGGGATGCAAGTAATTCTGCCAGAATCTCATCAAATCATCAGGTTGCCGGAAGCCCTCAAACTGCATCATAATCATATTCAGATTTAATAATGAGGATCTGAGTGGAAggtgtttaaagtaaaaattcagCTTAAATCAACATGTGATGCAACACCTAGTGTCCCAGACAAACACAAAGGACAGTGATTTCTCTGATTTAATTTGACATCATTGTGAGACtatatttgcatgtttttcatttGCTGATCctatttaaaatgacaaaggCAAATAGAGAAAATTAGGAAAACCATAGTCATTTGTATTTTGGATAAGGTTAAGTATTTTGGGTTTGCAAGATAAATTTGACTTTATCGATGGTCAATAACGAAATATGCTTTACAAGAAACTTAAGACATACATCAATATTCGCTATTTTGTCCCAATCATGATCACCATTGCGATCCCCATACAGCTGATCTTCCTTCAATGACCTGCGAAAACAAAAGGTGCAAAAGATCACCATGTGTTTTACAGTGAAATCAAGAATAAATACTTGAGTAAAGCAAAGCAATGATGCCCCCTACAGCTGAGTAAGAAAACAACTTGCAACT encodes:
- the snapc4 gene encoding snRNA-activating protein complex subunit 4; this translates as MASEDLLAQRNKLQHQILALEQTLGNDQNIVDLLSSDNDSAEESDDSGHAQDNVAHENLEAERQQIQKEIEELERTLGADAALVDALTDSEHGSVIDSGGEKSDDDLDLPQDLETCLQMNLVYQEVLKEKLADLEKLLKENREQQKDLEEQLSGPSYVNPGLPHLKLFLGSFMKPYFKDKLTGLGPPANEETKERLTNGTKPCDEKTIRRWEPWQKTLLINSVVTDTMKRMLQPKLSKMEYLTAKMAKAKEPEKEELQNQITLLEKDIERIRSLKEDQLYGDRNGDHDWDKIANIDFEGFRQPDDLMRFWQNYLHPSINKSTWNQEEIAKLAEVAEKHNYCHWDQIAESLGTNRTAFMCFQTYQRYISKCFRKRAWTKEEDQVFRDLVDKMRIGSFIPYTQISYFMEGRDSSQLIYRWTCVLDPSIKKGPWTKEEDQLLLKAVKKYGCKEWWKIRLEVPGRTDNACRDRYLDCLRDDIKRGAWSDEEVELLKQLVEKHGVGKWAKIASEIPNRVDSQCLNKWKWMMQLANRKGKRKRRRRKTSASGAPQLKRRRLRRKKVSKEEFGTESDTSEDEKEQVPYMDDVVEEEAVVEENVSVDEDCRLEYVQPDMKEWIPARRNNLGHSFGNLKTTWVRLPTEAEGCDSGSVHITVLDKLGNAVKTYVGMEPPALQKWNSSNEHAMIMVSECDIKSMLISMKASVIKARTPKTKTSSSSCTNQNSAETNEEVDKSKMESGQRKRQKPITKAVATKQLNYDLMLAITPWVGNVVMPLSFRERQVCEADVVRNRAADVPLLVSPVFLFFLQALKVDVDGCKKVIEARKNKVSMTPGPESRPDSVKKPTTGSRRRGNTVADLLAKRTEQRKRYRSLQSPVFVDSLLFPQTAKIAIPRRPQPQKKTKQVMQPVNQKQNAAVIPQTFATSHNVTQGILPLLQLSDTSKNYPPVVLLAMPVNSGGATESASCPTTSASTTKPPTETVENVSAPKRKHKPTIKAQALMENKRDKLSKKKQLEKNKSRAAAKQQKGSVPQTVTVLPQTTAWIVTPAGLMPVAGIQVQAPGISGPQNNLQMVFQPPVIVNPSTSVTLDDGLKLSNPAPDIPGNNIISQTSGSNRGENSRPSSVSDNTNVSSFPSSSNFPSVNSGAVAKKPGVLQALSGTNMPTSITGSVAQVTSFETACHENKPVTTTNPMSSLVRDSSSSVGASQNLTESCISDTTDSIPKVYAATSTCVPSAHPLNISVSGTVSGPQSQHHVSEVQPIIVNQNGSLAPINPSGACLINNAPLTPTANFTRVLTNSTSPNISVAEPCLIKNATPTSTANVPPPNSTITKIDMTVPPYSTNSPATSSSYLIIPTSASPSVLNAIPPSSIVNSSVPISVGGHPTDQLCVNPAITPMNTNCQFPPQTMVQQMTSQAKKQPVQGEVTTPNPTPKPITFDPSLMFLEPPSQVNNWRRGMGGIILPNLKDKIPYLPPFVSSINTLTTLLKGRDSLLMSAVQLLPEEHRDSSDDEAKIAAVRKIVSERFKTNQAYLLMKARFLSCFTLPALLATINPNKESTDDLDQEDDMDKVEPKLFGDEAQPLGSLLNVEEGELTATQFPGVEPRNDNHISATI